A genomic segment from Kyrpidia tusciae DSM 2912 encodes:
- a CDS encoding replication-associated recombination protein A yields MDLFSYREEQERRVNAPLAVRMRPATLDELMGQEEIVGPGTLLRRAIEADRLTSVIFYGPPGVGKTTLARLIAGYTRSVFVTLSAVTAGIADLRRVVDDARDRLGMYGQKTTLFIDEIHRFNKAQQDALLPHMEDGLVILIGATTENPYFEVNKALLSRSLVFALRPLTPEALKTIARRAIADKERGLGTMPLEVHEEALDHWVRYCEGDARRLLGALELAALTTAPDDRGRIVITRSVAEASIQRRAVVYDREGDAHYDTISAFIKSVRGSDPDAALLWLAKMLKAGEDPLFIARRLVILASEDIGNADPQGLVVATSAFQAVQWLGMPEGRIPLAQATTYLATAPKSNASYMALEKALAEVGQGLDLTVPRHLRDAHYGGAKALGHGEGYLYPHDYPGHWVEQSYLPPGMAPRRYYRPSDQGYEEQIARFMAARRKEGELSGKEKGGAGTSQGEGRPDGEEHHVEGSGTA; encoded by the coding sequence ATGGATCTGTTTTCCTATCGCGAAGAGCAGGAGCGGCGGGTGAACGCGCCCCTGGCGGTTCGCATGCGCCCGGCGACCCTCGACGAGTTGATGGGGCAGGAGGAGATCGTCGGCCCTGGCACCCTTCTCCGTCGAGCCATTGAGGCGGACCGACTCACTTCGGTAATCTTTTACGGACCTCCGGGCGTGGGTAAAACGACCCTGGCTCGCCTGATCGCGGGGTACACCCGCTCTGTTTTCGTCACCCTCAGCGCCGTGACCGCGGGTATTGCTGATTTGCGCCGGGTGGTGGATGATGCCCGGGACCGTTTGGGGATGTATGGGCAGAAAACAACGTTGTTTATAGACGAGATCCATCGTTTCAATAAAGCCCAACAAGACGCCCTTCTGCCTCACATGGAAGACGGCTTGGTCATTCTCATCGGGGCGACGACCGAAAATCCGTATTTTGAGGTGAACAAAGCACTTCTTTCCCGATCCCTGGTGTTCGCCCTACGGCCGCTCACTCCGGAGGCTTTGAAAACGATCGCAAGGCGGGCGATCGCAGACAAAGAACGGGGCCTCGGTACGATGCCTCTTGAGGTGCATGAGGAGGCGTTGGATCACTGGGTGCGCTACTGTGAAGGAGATGCCCGCAGGCTGTTGGGCGCCTTGGAACTTGCCGCCTTGACGACCGCGCCGGACGACCGGGGTCGGATCGTGATCACTCGGTCGGTGGCTGAAGCATCCATTCAGCGCCGGGCGGTGGTTTACGATCGGGAAGGGGACGCCCATTACGATACCATCTCCGCCTTCATTAAATCGGTCCGGGGCTCGGATCCCGATGCAGCATTATTGTGGCTGGCGAAGATGCTTAAGGCGGGCGAGGACCCGCTGTTTATTGCCCGGCGGTTGGTGATACTGGCCAGTGAGGACATCGGAAATGCCGATCCCCAAGGTCTGGTGGTGGCCACATCGGCTTTTCAAGCAGTCCAGTGGCTGGGAATGCCTGAAGGGAGGATTCCCCTCGCCCAGGCCACGACCTACCTGGCTACGGCACCGAAGAGCAATGCCAGCTATATGGCACTGGAGAAAGCATTGGCCGAGGTCGGCCAAGGGCTTGACTTGACCGTGCCTCGCCATCTTCGCGACGCCCATTATGGAGGAGCAAAGGCCCTCGGTCACGGAGAAGGGTATCTCTACCCCCACGATTATCCTGGCCACTGGGTGGAACAGTCCTATCTGCCCCCGGGGATGGCACCCCGGCGGTATTATCGGCCCAGCGATCAAGGCTACGAGGAACAGATCGCCCGTTTTATGGCCGCACGCCGAAAAGAAGGCGAGCTGTCGGGCAAAGAAAAGGGGGGAGCGGGCACGTCTCAGGGCGAGGGCCGCCCGGATGGGGAAGAGCATCACGTTGAAGGGAGTGGGACTGCATGA
- the cymR gene encoding cysteine metabolism transcriptional regulator CymR gives MKLSTRGRYGITLMVDLAINSGDQPVSLKSIAERQNLSEHYLEQLIAPLRNAGLVKSIRGAYGGYVLAKPAQEITAGDIVRVLEGPITVVEDEPTGLRRLWDEVRDAINAVLDRTTLADLAEMMRQGTDDGLMFYI, from the coding sequence ATGAAGCTGTCCACCCGAGGTCGGTATGGAATCACGCTGATGGTGGATCTGGCGATCAACAGTGGGGACCAGCCGGTGTCTCTGAAATCGATCGCCGAGCGGCAGAATCTGTCCGAACATTATTTGGAGCAACTGATCGCGCCCCTGCGCAATGCCGGGCTCGTCAAAAGTATCCGGGGCGCGTACGGGGGCTATGTCCTGGCGAAGCCCGCCCAGGAGATCACGGCCGGGGACATCGTCCGGGTGCTGGAGGGCCCCATCACTGTGGTGGAAGATGAGCCCACGGGCCTTCGCAGGCTGTGGGACGAGGTGCGGGATGCCATTAACGCCGTATTGGACAGGACCACGTTGGCCGATCTGGCGGAGATGATGCGCCAGGGAACGGATGACGGTTTGATGTTCTACATTTGA
- a CDS encoding cysteine desulfurase family protein, translating to MGGIYLDHAATTFVLPEVREAMARHLEERVGNPSSIHEFGRRAKATLEDAREAVAALIGASPAELVFTSGGTEADNAALIGAVLALRDRGRHVVTTAIEHHAVLHTARQLQDWGFDVTYVHPGPQGVVKAEDVAGAIRPDTVLVSVMWVNNETGAVQPVREIGALVKERGLLFHTDAVQAVPWLPVEVDDIGCDLLSVSAHKLHGPQGIGALFVRKGTPWVPLLYGGAQERGRRAGTENVPGIVGFGAAAAWIKGRRAAGLDHAERLRKIFLGTVREEFGQVLVHSPEDGIPAILNVAFPGVSAETLLMNLDLHGIAASSGSACTSGSLEPSHVLQAMGLEDAVVRSSLRFSFSIQTTEEEVREAGRAVGRIARRLVRPGGHG from the coding sequence ATGGGGGGCATCTATTTGGACCACGCGGCGACCACCTTCGTGCTTCCGGAAGTGCGGGAAGCCATGGCTCGCCATCTTGAAGAACGGGTGGGGAACCCGTCGAGTATTCACGAGTTCGGCCGCAGAGCCAAGGCGACTTTGGAGGATGCCCGGGAGGCCGTGGCGGCGCTGATTGGCGCCAGCCCGGCAGAACTGGTGTTCACCAGCGGGGGCACGGAGGCGGACAACGCCGCGTTAATCGGTGCCGTTTTGGCTTTGCGGGATCGAGGTCGGCACGTGGTGACCACGGCCATCGAGCACCACGCGGTGTTGCACACGGCTCGACAACTTCAGGATTGGGGCTTTGATGTCACCTATGTGCACCCGGGGCCACAGGGTGTGGTGAAAGCCGAAGATGTGGCCGGGGCGATTCGGCCGGATACAGTATTAGTCAGCGTCATGTGGGTAAACAACGAAACCGGGGCGGTTCAACCCGTCCGGGAGATCGGTGCCTTGGTCAAGGAGCGGGGCCTCTTGTTTCATACCGATGCGGTCCAGGCGGTGCCCTGGCTCCCGGTGGAAGTGGACGACATCGGCTGTGACCTGTTGTCCGTATCCGCCCACAAGCTGCATGGACCTCAAGGGATTGGGGCGCTGTTTGTCCGGAAGGGTACGCCCTGGGTGCCGCTCCTGTACGGCGGGGCCCAGGAGCGGGGCAGACGGGCGGGAACGGAGAATGTCCCCGGCATCGTCGGATTTGGGGCGGCGGCCGCCTGGATCAAAGGGCGGCGGGCAGCAGGGTTGGATCATGCGGAACGGCTGAGAAAAATTTTTCTCGGAACAGTCCGGGAGGAGTTTGGCCAGGTCCTGGTTCATTCCCCGGAAGACGGCATTCCCGCCATCTTGAATGTCGCGTTTCCCGGGGTTTCGGCGGAGACTTTGTTGATGAATCTCGATCTGCACGGAATTGCGGCGTCGAGCGGTTCGGCGTGTACTTCCGGGTCTTTAGAGCCCTCCCATGTGCTGCAGGCGATGGGACTTGAGGACGCGGTGGTGCGAAGTTCCTTGCGCTTTAGCTTTTCGATACAAACCACAGAGGAGGAGGTGCGGGAGGCCGGACGCGCGGTGGGGCGGATCGCCCGGCGATTGGTCCGGCCCGGTGGCCATGGATAA
- the mnmA gene encoding tRNA 2-thiouridine(34) synthase MnmA gives MDKGTVVVAMSGGVDSSVTAALLKERGYDVIGITMRLRGGEETSSGRGCCSVDDVSDARRVCQSLGIPFYAVNYREAFEKRVIQYFEDEYKRGRTPNPCIACNMYMKYDLLLEQAVDLGADYLATGHYARVLYDESRGRYVLRKAEDRRKDQTYVLYHLTQEQLARTLFPLGEYEKSEVREMARKFGLRVANKAESQDICFIPNGDYGEFLRRRMGDSAVAPGDFVDTEGHVVGRHEGVSFYTIGQRKGLGVAVGHPVYVVDIQPERNRVVLGPKERVFSPGLVASKVNWLSLPRPNGPIRVSAKIRYGAPEAAATLYPEEAGRVRVEFDEPQRAVTPGQAVVFYRGEEVVGGGTIEKSLALA, from the coding sequence ATGGATAAGGGGACCGTGGTGGTTGCCATGAGCGGCGGCGTGGACAGTTCGGTCACCGCCGCCCTGCTCAAGGAACGGGGATACGATGTAATCGGAATTACCATGCGGCTGCGGGGGGGAGAAGAGACTTCTTCCGGCCGGGGGTGCTGCTCGGTGGATGATGTGAGCGACGCTCGGCGGGTCTGTCAGTCGCTGGGGATTCCCTTTTATGCCGTCAATTACCGCGAGGCTTTCGAAAAACGGGTCATTCAGTATTTTGAAGACGAATACAAGCGGGGACGGACGCCGAACCCCTGCATTGCCTGCAACATGTATATGAAGTACGATCTGCTCCTGGAGCAGGCGGTGGATCTCGGGGCGGACTACCTGGCCACGGGACATTACGCCCGGGTACTGTACGACGAATCCCGGGGTCGCTATGTGTTGCGCAAGGCGGAGGACCGGCGAAAAGACCAGACCTATGTCCTGTATCACCTGACTCAGGAACAGCTCGCCCGGACCTTGTTCCCCCTCGGGGAGTACGAGAAGTCCGAGGTTCGGGAGATGGCGAGGAAATTTGGGCTCCGGGTGGCGAACAAGGCGGAGAGCCAGGACATCTGTTTCATCCCGAATGGGGATTACGGAGAATTTCTCCGTCGGAGGATGGGGGATTCAGCCGTAGCGCCGGGGGATTTTGTCGATACCGAAGGGCATGTGGTCGGTCGGCACGAAGGGGTTTCGTTCTACACCATCGGCCAGCGAAAGGGTTTGGGGGTGGCGGTGGGACACCCCGTTTATGTGGTGGACATTCAGCCTGAGCGCAATCGGGTGGTCTTGGGGCCCAAGGAGCGGGTGTTTTCGCCGGGCCTCGTGGCTTCGAAGGTGAATTGGCTCTCCCTTCCCCGGCCGAACGGCCCGATCCGAGTGAGCGCGAAGATTCGCTATGGGGCGCCGGAGGCTGCGGCCACGCTCTATCCCGAGGAGGCAGGGCGGGTTCGGGTGGAGTTCGATGAGCCTCAGCGGGCGGTGACCCCGGGGCAGGCGGTGGTGTTCTACCGGGGGGAGGAAGTGGTCGGCGGGGGAACGATTGAAAAAAGTTTAGCCTTGGCCTGA
- a CDS encoding SPW repeat protein, which translates to MSQAAWTAWLSALLGLWFIVSPWVFNFSQNVGAMWNSIIVGIVVAVLSAYAGSQMSKRGS; encoded by the coding sequence ATGAGTCAAGCGGCTTGGACGGCATGGCTGAGCGCGTTGCTGGGGCTGTGGTTCATCGTGTCACCTTGGGTTTTCAACTTCAGCCAGAACGTCGGGGCGATGTGGAACAGCATTATTGTCGGCATCGTCGTGGCGGTCTTGTCGGCCTATGCGGGCTCCCAGATGAGTAAAAGGGGTTCGTAA
- the fdhD gene encoding formate dehydrogenase accessory sulfurtransferase FdhD has product MAANVRSYKAKRITLDHVQEFDDTVAVETPLTLYVNDEEFVTLVCTPDCVEELITGFLASEGLIRGAEDIGSLTVDTAEGVVWASLPKLSTPARRMFGKRILTSCCGRGRTSFYFFNDARTARKIIGTWTVSPEACFRAMASLQQASQLFHATGGIHHAALAQSSGDLVAVRADVGRHNALDKLYGWALRGRFDATQAMVVFSGRVSSEVLLKVAKMGVPILLSKSAPTDLGLRLADELGVTVAGFLRGNGMNVYTHAERIADDNVTK; this is encoded by the coding sequence ATGGCGGCAAACGTCCGCTCGTATAAAGCCAAAAGAATCACTCTCGATCACGTCCAAGAGTTCGACGATACGGTGGCGGTGGAAACACCGCTCACCCTCTATGTGAACGACGAGGAATTCGTGACCCTGGTCTGCACCCCCGACTGTGTGGAGGAGCTCATTACCGGCTTTCTCGCCTCGGAAGGGCTAATCCGGGGCGCGGAAGACATCGGGTCCCTCACCGTGGACACTGCGGAAGGTGTCGTGTGGGCATCCCTGCCCAAGCTGTCGACACCCGCCCGGAGGATGTTCGGAAAACGGATCCTCACCAGTTGCTGCGGCCGGGGGCGGACTTCATTTTATTTTTTCAACGACGCACGCACCGCCCGGAAGATCATCGGCACCTGGACCGTGTCCCCGGAAGCCTGTTTTAGAGCCATGGCTTCTTTGCAGCAGGCATCCCAGCTCTTTCACGCCACCGGAGGCATCCATCACGCGGCTTTGGCACAATCTTCCGGGGATCTCGTCGCTGTCCGCGCGGACGTCGGACGGCACAATGCTCTCGACAAACTCTACGGCTGGGCCCTCAGGGGAAGGTTTGACGCAACTCAGGCCATGGTGGTGTTCAGCGGCCGCGTCTCCTCGGAGGTGCTGTTGAAAGTCGCCAAGATGGGCGTGCCGATCCTGCTCTCCAAATCGGCCCCGACAGACCTGGGCTTACGCTTGGCCGACGAACTCGGAGTAACGGTGGCGGGGTTTCTCAGGGGGAATGGGATGAATGTCTACACCCACGCCGAACGAATCGCCGATGACAATGTGACCAAATGA